Below is a genomic region from Castanea sativa cultivar Marrone di Chiusa Pesio chromosome 2, ASM4071231v1.
GGATGTTGCAAAATTGtttatataagaaattttaaCAACCGAGTATTGCagttcttttccttttggttgTTGGTGTGAGATTGAGAAAATATTGCAGGTTTACTGCTTGATGTCTTGGaaagttaaaaagtaatttCCAGTCCTTTAACCTTGATGACCATCCTTTGTTGTGACTTTTTGATGTACGGACGTTGTTATCTTAGAGGTAATGTCGCATGTGTTCCAATGAATAATATCTGCCGGTGGCATTGTTTATGCAGATATTAAAGTGAAAGGGGAGACTTTAAAGACTTCTGGGTTAAAAAAGATTAACAAGAAAAGAGAGCATAAAGTGATGGGCAACTTGCTTACATTTCTATCAAAGTTTCTCCATAAGTATTGTCTATAATCTCCCATTCCCCAGTTATTTTCTACAACTTGCATGGGCTTTCCTGTCCTACATTTGGTTTGTGAGGCTGGCTACTCTTGAATGAACTTGACTAAGATAAATTTGGTTCAAGAGATGATTCGAATCATGATTATAAAAAGAAGAGATGATTCGAATCATGAGAGCACTTTATACTTTCCTTCTTATTGAAACTTttcaagttatatttttttcataaaaactttgTTAAGTTTGATATCTTGTTTTGCATATACCATCCAGTtaagaaagaaacaatagagCATATATTTGGCCAAAGAAAGAAATCTTCTTCAAAGAAGGGAAGCAATTCAAAGTTTTTACTGATAGAGATATGAGGACATTGTCCAAGAAAAAGATAGTTTGAGGTTTTAGAAAGTTGGTGCCAAGAAAGCTATGAAGTTAGCAGATGCTGATCATCCACTGCATCATTATAGAGCCTAACTTTCACTGTTTGGATCAAGTGTCATATTTTTGTTCCGAAATCCTGGAAAGGTGCAGGTAAAGGCCATATTTTGATCAATTAGATTTTGAAGAGGATGTAAGTGataaaacaaaaacccatttttaatcTCATTGACTGTGTGTTGAACTTACTTTTGTTGATGAAACTTTATGGATATAACAATTTGGACAGGTTTCTGCTTGTGAAAAGTAGAGATGATTCTCGTTGGTGTGATTTATTCAGTGTGGATATATGTAGTTCTCTTCTATGCGCTGATTTATCAGCTGTGGTTTTCCTTCTTAtccttttttattcttattttataaattaatgtatGCCTCTTGCCACTGAGACAGGGACCATGTGGCTAGGGATGATTATCGTTCTCCCGTGCGATCTAGGTCATTTTCACGATCACCTCCCCCACGTGATGAGAGGGAGTACAGGAGGTCCCCGAGTCCAAGAGAAAATGGTCGGAGTCCCCAAGATGAGAGGGATTTTGCCCCAAGTAGGTCATTGAGTCCAAGGGGCAATAATCGCAGTCCATCTCGGTCACAATCCTACAGGTAGGAagccttttatattttttcagtTTCTATTAATGATTGTCTTCTCTCTAATGCACATCTTTTACACTCTTTATCATCGCTATATCTGGTCTTTATGTGTCATATTTGGTCATCTATACTTGAAtctttaaataaattcaataaggTTGGTCTTATTCATTGGGTTATGATTGCCGTTTAGGGCTAGAAAGTTTTGCCTTCGTGTTAGTTTCTAGATCTAaattatttaggaaaaaatgGCTCTACATATGGATCTCTTGAGGTTCCATTTTCACGGACAGTATCTGTTGTTGTTCCCTAATTGAAGATCTAaagataatatttctttatcAAATCTGCACTGGTTAATTAAAGAAAGGTGActgtttctttaatttttctgtGCAGTCCTCGCTGATGGTTGTCGCATGCTGCTCTCATGTTGGGCTTTCACTGGTTTAAAGCGAATTCGGAACACTAGTTTGGCTAGAGGAAGATTGAGTTTCGTATTTGGAAGGGTGTGCACATTGGTAATATTATGACTGTTGTTATCCTGTGGTCGTGTTTTGTCAGATTTAACCCTTTCATTTGTTAGTCAAATGGGTGCTTGTAATTTCTGAAGGAGCATTAACTCATTTCTATGGTTGCTTTGGTTTTTGAAAACCATTACCTTATTTGGGGTGCAAAGTAATTTCCATTCGACTGTAAGTCACCATTAGCAACTTTGTGGGAATGGATTATTTATTGTACAAATTGCAACTTGtagcttttagttttaaaatttattttggcaTAAATgtttttgaattaattaacaatttgtCCCTTATATATGTGGTGATTGGCGGTGCTGCCCATCCTCATGGTTTGATCTTTGGCTGTGGTGGTTCATTTTCTAGTTACATGGGTGTCCTAGATGAAACTACCAGGTTCCAGGTGATGCATAAAAGTTGATATGTTCATGCCAAAATTTCATCTGTGGTAGAAGGCATTACCGGAGAAGCATATACTTTTGATATGCATAGGTCTATTTTGCTGCTTACTAATTTCGTATATCATTGGCGCCTTTGTTGCCTTTCATTTCATCTTTCATATGGTGGGGACTGGGGGAGTTTATTTTCATTGGTTTATTGTGCTTAAAAATAAGTTGTGTAAACGTATAATTGTACCAAGAAAAGCAGAGATTAAAAAAGGTTGTACATAAGCTTAAAAGGCTAGGAAAAATGTCcaggcaaaaaaataatatatggtagtagcatttttcttttgaagacCCAAAAATTGCGCTAAACTAATGTATATTAGCACGATACAACTCCTGCCACTGCCAGCCCAAAGAATGTTCTTTCTGTTAGACCTACGGTTGGATGAATCAAGCTACCCGATTTAACATTTAAAGGAGttcttattttcatattttgtgtaACGTGTTACATGTGACCTCCATTATGGGAGTAGATCACATTAATGTGGTATTCACCCTCTCACATGTTATATGCATCGAATACATATAATACCATGCAGTGTGTGAAATCAGCCCAAATTAAGTTTGTGAAATCGGCCCAAATTAACAGAACAGAGCAAAAGGTTGGACGAGATGACTCTGCCCTGATATTTTAGTTCTGTCCTAAAGATCAAATTGAGGCACGATGAGATTTATGGTTCGCAGGAGTTATAGCCTCATGACACAGCTATTGTTGAAATGCGAGGTAGATGCGTAGAGCTGTCCACTTGCTCTGAAGTGACATTCAAACATTAAACGTAGAAACAACACACACGGTTGATTTCTCTATGAGGTAGCAATGATGCCATGCCATCACCTGTAACCTGCCACGTTCCCATTGCTTCTACCACTAAAGAACAATCTTAGAATGCTCCAGTATGATCGATCATATTATAAGAATAAGATCTTAATATTGTGAAACAGTAGGCATTAGGCTACATTCTGATGCAGTTCTGGCGCTCTAGTCCTTGTAAGCCATTCTCAAGCACAATACCAATAAAATATGCTTACCAGATACATAAAAAGAAAGGGGCATCAATGATTAAATTCTTGAAAAGTAGTCATCGATAATTATGCTTGAAAAGAGGGCAACATTGTTGAGATTGGAAACATTTCCAATGAAAAATCTGAACACTGAACATACAAAATGGTTGACAAATATCCATGTCGAAGACAAGTTCAATTAAAACTGTGTGCAACAACAGCACTTGCTCAATGCAATATGCCTATATTATTGTGCTCATGGGATTAGGCTTATTTTCTCATTCCAAAGGGCATACTTTCTCAAATTCTTGCTGCTCTTTGCGACAAAAATCAAACTCATTTGTATAGTAGTACAAACATCCAACATAACCATCCATCTCTTTTGTGCACCTCTGGTGAAGATCTTTCAGCCTGCAAGGGCCAACAATCCCATCATTAAAAATGCAACAAGCATACCACTGTGCATGTATGATGCAAAATCTTAAGAAGTACCATGCAAATAGTTTGATAGAATACTACACATAAGTTCCATAAAGTATAACAGAACCATAAAGAAATTATGTGGCCTCAAGAAtgaattatgtaatttttgtgaaTTATAGGGAGTACATGAAAATGAATGTCCAAAAAATTACACCTGAAAGAATATCCTACTAGGCTTAACGGAGgctcatttgaagagttgagttgTCCAATGTCATGTTCTAATGAATGGGAATAATTTAAACATACTAGTCCAGCTTAAAAAGAAACTTGAACATTATAAATTCAAGAAATATCATCTACAGTTTCAACATACTATTGCAAAGGGGTTGAGGGTGGGGGCAGGGGGGTTATGCCTCCTTGAGGGCATAGAGGAAACCACAGAGCAGTGTAATTATCTGAGTAATCTGACTCTGTGATTTCTGTTGCTTCAACTTGGATTTCATAAGATTAGTCATAGAAAAATCcaatgagctttttggatgatTTTCACGTACAACTCAATGTGGACACATCTCTATCAAGTTTTAGACATAACAACCTAAGATAAGAGAGCCTGATTTTAAGTTTCACTAAATGAGATACAGAACTCTGCAGCCCAGAAAGTtcaattatttgaaaagaatAGGATAACAAAAATAGTTTCTCCGTAAGTAGTGACCATCAGACAATTTCATTTCAAGCCAGAAGAATTTCCAACAATGAGCTACAACAAGCATTAACTGAATCAAAAGCATGGGCATGTGGTTGCGAAGTAAAGCCACAGCTATTTATTCAGAAAAGCGGGGCAGCTGACCTTAATCAAGTCATGTCATCATGATCATGTTCTACTTGATCATAGCCTAGATTGTGATGTTTTATTACAAATAACAGCTATTGCAAATATGTTATCTGGGTTCCTCATTCAAAATATTGGTTGTGAAGATTCAACATTACAAAATCTCCATCCCAAAAACTAACAAACAATGATATTCTAGAGTTTATTTTGGTGGTATTAGAATATTCACGTGTGAATAGTGTGGTTAGTTGAGTAGTGAAGTCCCACATTGGATAGCATTGAGAAGAATGAGTtcttaatataacataattggaCCCAAAACCAGTCTTTAAGCTTTTGGGTAAAGTGGTGACCCTATATATTACATTAACTACTCAATTGGAGTCTCCCCTAAGTGTATCCCCCCCAATAGGTGTGGAGGTTTTCCAGAAGAGTATAATGTTAAGAAAGAACTCTGCCTACAATGCTATGCATTATATGATTGATTATACAAGGAAAAAGGTTGAAGATCAAAGATTAAATGTTGAgtagaaaaatgaagaagatagAATTGAAATATGAGGTTAAACAACAATGAGTTCTGAATGTCAATATGGATTGAAAATTCACCTTGTGGAGGGTCTATAGGGGATTATCTGCAGTCAAATTTAGCAGAGGGAAGCTACAGGCAAAATGTTTTTGCAATTCCTAAGGATATTTAGTCTCAGGACACCATAAAGAGAGACAGCCTTATCATTTAATCATATTATTCAAGAAGAAACATTGTTAAATTTGACTTATACCCAAGATAAATCCTGCATACCAACAGAACGTTCTTTCTTCATGGATGTAGTTAGAGAGACACTAAGTTAAGGGTTGCATACTTGCACACAACAAAACACAGGGAATCACAAACAATAGAAGTCAAACAATCATATAATGATACCTTCCCTTGCCTTTTCTTGATTCCAATCATAAGAGAACGTATACATTCAAATTGAATTGCAGTTTATCTCTCACCACGTTATCAATGGCTTATATAGATTCCAAACTCAGTGTTAGACACTGTTTTGATTAAAGGCTGAAGacataagaaaaccaaaaccaCTCATTTAATAATGAATGGTTCACATTGGGATGTTGTTAACAATATAGACCAAAGAACTTTAATTCTAAAGGAAACACAAACAATTACAACAAAACTGTAGAATAAGATTTAGAGAAAACCCTGtctccacctctctctctctctctctctctctctatatatatatatatatatatatatatatatatattttattgatagatagagataatatttttaaaaaacaaggaCACCAAAGAtagatgaaagaattaaaaaagattCAAATAAACTTCACAAGGTGGATGGTATGGTCTTTGGTTTCATAGACCTTGCTCTTACAAGCAAAGGTGATatcatttgagctagagctcattgacactttagttttttttaatactcaGTAATGCTAGCACATTTTTCTCACTTTATTCCATCCTtcaattttaacacaaaatcAAAGTCgctcaaatttcaaaatcaagtcaAGTCCACCTCAAATCAAGTTAATTGCGTACCTCGACTtgacgctctgtttgtttcgatacaaacaatggaaaaccttgtgtaaaaattgtttttttttttttttcttcttcgtgTTTTCTAGTATTTGATAGCATTAGGAAAAATGAGTGAAATAAAAACTATCTCACAGTAAGCTAAATAAGGAGAGTTTGGAgattattattcaatttatttaagGTTCCTAtcaagttttatagaaaatatttgttaaaaaatgactcattttttagaaaaacatTATCGCCGAAACAAACGGAGCCTCAAAATGAAGTCAATTTTACTCACATTGGAGGACCAAGTACAGTTTAGCtcaaaaaacccaattttttttttaaaaaaaaagaaaaattccaaCACTCAATCAATTACTCATATtaatttcttcatcttcttcaacatTTCTCTCAGCCTCAGCACCCAAACCAAGCAACAAAATAGCacaaattgaaatgaaataagAAGAATAAAAGGAAATGAgcgctagagagagagagagagagagagagacgtacAGGCCAAGAACGCAGCGAGTGACTTGTTGGCCTTTGTGGAGGCATTTCTCAGGGTTAGGATCCTTCTTCTTGCACCTGAGGAACTCCAAGTTCTCCGCTTCGCATCTCAACCCTATGTGCCTCGACGCCGCCATCAGCACCGCCGACGTCGGGATCGGCTCCCCGCTCGGATCCACCGCGCTACTCGGACTCACACTCGCCATCCCACGATTCCCCAATTCCCCAAttcccaaatccaaatccaatttCTCTCGCCCCTATtccaaaatcacaaatttaacaaaaaaaacaaatgaactTGTGAGCTTATAAACCactaagaaaaaaatcaaaaataaaaagaagcgAAGAATTAGGGGGTATAATTGGAAATGTAGGTACCGACTTCTTTCACTCAAAAAAACTGATCCAGTTTTCACTCTGTATCTGTGAAACCAAACACCTTGGACTTGGATACAAAAATGAATGAGCTTTAGGGGCACTTTGGGTAATAACCTCACCTCTTGAGgtcatttttgtcatttcaccatttattattaaaaaagaaaaaaagaaaaaaagaaaaaggcctGAGTGAAGTATTTAGCTGTAGCAGCCTAATTTCTCTCACTAGGGTTTTTGCtgggttttcaaaatttcaCGAAGATTTAAAAGGTACCGTTACGGAAACTTCTcattctctcttcattttttgtcTTCGTTGTAAAGTTTTTGCTTTTTGAATATATatgacaattgaaaaaaaattgtgcagaTTGAAGCTCCTCGATTCAgctattaggaaaaaaaaaaaatgatgaatttcacTTTGCGATTCAACTGTTAATCAAGTTATTGCTCTTTTGAATCCGAAAGTCGAAAAAGAAGCTCCTAAGTTCAACTGAGTTTTGATTGAACTTGGGAGCTTCCTTATTGCTTtttgctgctgctgctactGTTTTTAGTAACCTGAATTGGGAGTGTCAAGTGGAAATTATCTATTCATATTTTGAATTCGGATTGAGTTCCATTGTTTGTTAATCGAGATTTTGCTGagtgtttattttgttttgatggtGCATTGATCGTGATTTTTGCTCGCgttgtttgttttcttattattgAATTAGGAGTGCTtattaagggggaaaaaaaaagagaggttaattatggatagaatagaatggcGAAAAAGAATGTATGTGGCTGAGCCTGATTAGATTGTTGAGAATCCGCTGACCTCAAagtttgggactaaggcttggttATTGTTATTATACTATTTGTAGACGTAGCATTAGAGATTACGGGTTACTAGCAAAATGAGAGGCATTACTAAGAAAAGAAGCAGATTGTTTGAAATTATCTGTTATCATGTTTAAAATCGCTAATTTAGGTGGTGGGCAATTGGTGACGGTCTATATTCTGCTTAGTTCTACCTAAAATGCAATGCGGGATGATCAAATTCTTTTAGGATGTTGAATCCAGACTTAGATTTTGACTTGCTGATCTGTGCGAAATCTGATTTGAAGGTTGTGACAttgttttaaataatagtaaaagggttttttttttttcaaatgctaACCCACTCGAAGTGATTTTCTAGTTCTTCGATTTGCTGTGGAGTACTATTCTCAAGCAAACCTCCAAAACTCAGCGAATatgacttttaaaaaaagaaaaagaaaaattctactctaagcGCCTAACTCTATGTTTATTGTTGCCTATATAGTTttgcttcttttctcttctctacAAATATGCAAGCATTACTAGAAATCTCATTGACTGATTTCCttcaatttctttaaattttctcaGTCCACCGATCCAAAATACAAACATGATGATGCTTAGAAAAAAAACGAAGTGAACTGAATCTTTTTGGTGAGGAGAGCTTTGGCGGTTACATGCCTATATCTTTGACTTCCTGTTGGATTTCTTGCTTTTGGGGcatgtctttaatttttttttttttttgttgggaagGTTGTCTCTCTTTCTGCATCACTTATCAAACCTGTGTTTCAAGGATTTTTTTGATTATTAATGATTCCAGACCTAAAGAAATTGTTTACTTTGCGAAGTTTAAAATGGTTTTGTTTGCACAATGTGTTCCATCGAGCTTTTTGTTAGAGTGGACAAAGTTTTGGGAGGAGGaatattttgttaaacttaTATGTCAAAACCAGGTATGGTGAAATAGTAATTTGCATGTAATGATTACATATTTTACATAGATACATGGGAGTTGGACCTACATCATTAGTAGTAGTTAAAATtaacatgtcaattaaggaagtaataGAGGCTATGACTTCGGATATAATAGAATGGggaaaaagaatacatgtggttGACCTTAACTAATcttgttgaggatccatagccaatcccaaaatttgggactaaggctttttCGTTGTTGTTGTTACCTCTTATGAATATGTATTTTCTGATActtatttcattggttttcttgtgTAGTTAGGAATGGGTAACAAGAAGAAGGCTGCAGCAACTTTCATCCGTCTCGTCTCAACTGCTGGGACTGGGTTCTTCTATGTTAAGAGGAAGCCAACTAAGATGATTGAGAAGCTGGAGTTTCGGAAATATGACCCTCGGGTGAATCGTCATGTTCTGTTTAAGGAAGCAAAAATGAAGTGAGAGGCCCCTCGTGTGGCAGGTCTATGCATTCTCATATACTATGTTGGATCaatcttccttttttatttttatttatatttattattgggTAGACAGTAGACAGTATGTGAATTAACATGGGCTAAATAAGTATGacaattgttgttgttgatgctaATCTGCAGTAAATGTCATTTGTGTAATATTTTGATGGTGATTTCAAAGACAGTCCTTGGTTTTAAATAGTGATGATCTTCATGAATTTAATTGCTAACTGAATACGTTGTGATTTATACTTTACATAGGTGAGCTGCTTTTGTGCTCAcaagtaggggtggcaattcgtgttcgcgtgtcgggttcgtgtcgtgtcaagtcatgagtattcgactacataggtcaacactaacccgacatgtttattaaacgggtcaagattcctcaaccctaacatgacccatttattaaacgggtcagtcgtgtcgacctgtttatcagattttatcaaaatgaaaaataaaaattaatgaaaaaacaaacaaataaatatttttaatataaaattcagaactaacgagtaactgcattacaaataatcattcgaaattaaagcatatcccaatatcacaaataatcaatcacaatatgtcaaagaaaataaatcacaacaactaataggtttatatacctagagtttgaagggtatattggtaaaatatcatttaattatacgggtcagacgggtcaaacgggttctatgtgttcaacactaacccaacacatttattaaacgggttagtcgtgtcaacccgaatatgacacgaacccgttaagcctcaacccataacctgctaattttgTGTCGTGTcatgtcgggttcgcgggtcgtgtcaaattttgccacccctactcaCAAGGGTGCACTATGTTACGTGGTGAATTCTCTCATATTGGACTTTGTGTTACAATTACAGTCTTTAGACAGTTTATTTTTGTGAGGGGTGTGCATATTCAACCACCAACCCGACTAACTTGACTCAGCCTGAACTAACCCAACATCTCTAGTTTGTTTTTCTGTGGcttgatgggttgggttgggtccaACAAGAGTCGTCTTAAATGGACTTAACATATTAGAGTCTCAAAGTAGCCTCCAATAgatccaaaaatgaaaaacgaAAAGGCAATGGAGaccaatttatttttgggtgcCAAAGGTGACATAATAAATTTGATGCAAATCATTCTATTACAAAAGGGATTGGCTTTCTCAAAAGCCCGCAAAGGCTCCACCACAGAGGGTGAGGCTTAGGTACAGTGCATCTAGTGCACTGGATTTGTTGTGATGGTGACACGTATCATTATCTCAATGGGTTTAGTGCAACTGGGCACTGGAGTCAAATCTCATTCAGATTATCATACAACATAGTTAGCAGATTGTGTAGTACCTAATTTAGCTAAGGTGTTACACATTGGTTGGCTTTCCAAAAGATATGCTCAATAGCTAAGTTGGGGAAGGTCCTCAAGAGGCTCTTGTAACAAGTGAGAACAGGTTCCATCACAAGATTGTTAACTAATAGTGTTTTTGAGCAAATAAACTAGTTGTTGGACATTTGCTTACCACCCGCAATTCTGGGAATGGAGATCTTTTGCTTCTCTTAAAAGTAATTAAGCTTTTGCTGTATCCAGGAAAATAAGAGAAAGTAAGTGAGTTTGTGTTGTTTTGACTTTTGTTTGGAATTGAAAGCCACTAgttccataaataaataataataataataaaaataaaaaaaccaatagTGTTCAATTCCATTTTGTAGAAATGAGGGAATTGCGCACAAATATGAATTCCATTCAAAATCGGTCAGGAAATAAGGAATTCAGTTGATTTGCAATGAATATT
It encodes:
- the LOC142624595 gene encoding NADH dehydrogenase [ubiquinone] 1 alpha subcomplex subunit 8-B translates to MASVSPSSAVDPSGEPIPTSAVLMAASRHIGLRCEAENLEFLRCKKKDPNPEKCLHKGQQVTRCVLGLLKDLHQRCTKEMDGYVGCLYYYTNEFDFCRKEQQEFEKVCPLE
- the LOC142623487 gene encoding uncharacterized protein LOC142623487 codes for the protein MGNKKKAAATFIRLVSTAGTGFFYVKRKPTKMIEKLEFRKYDPRVNRHVLFKEAKMK